A genomic region of Methanobacterium sp. SMA-27 contains the following coding sequences:
- a CDS encoding DUF2304 domain-containing protein has product MIEIYQIIAIFLGILAIVLSILRFRDGKMSLGMLFVWIIIWLIIIFISIYPNTTNYFALYTGIGRGLDFALILGLLLSFYLIFKMYNKIETIEEELTDLVRELAIQRNNIKTDDKQDIEDDSDLKNNIK; this is encoded by the coding sequence ATGATAGAAATATACCAGATAATTGCAATTTTTCTTGGAATATTAGCCATAGTACTGAGTATTTTAAGGTTTAGAGACGGAAAAATGTCTTTAGGCATGCTTTTTGTATGGATTATTATATGGTTGATCATTATTTTCATTTCAATATACCCTAACACAACAAATTATTTTGCATTATATACAGGTATAGGTAGAGGACTGGATTTTGCACTGATACTTGGTTTACTCCTTAGTTTCTATTTGATATTTAAAATGTACAATAAGATCGAAACAATTGAAGAAGAATTAACAGATCTTGTGAGGGAGTTAGCTATTCAAAGAAATAATATTAAAACTGATGATAAGCAGGATATTGAAGATGATTCAGATTTAAAAAACAACATAAAATAA
- a CDS encoding glycosyltransferase family 2 protein, with protein MKIFVVVPAYNEEKTITKVIIDLIEMGFEFVVVDDGSKDDTYNIASNIIKKYNKGLICKHLLNRGLGAALKTGIEASLMEDADVIVTFDADGQHDPNDILKVSKPVINDAADVTVGVRDFKEMPSSKKFGNRVMNLITLIFYGINVNDSQSGLRAFNRKAAETIIINARDYGVSSEIIGEVKRHNLRLIEIPIKTIYTEYSMTKGTNTGEGLKILVKLIINILK; from the coding sequence ATGAAAATATTTGTTGTTGTACCGGCCTACAATGAGGAAAAAACCATAACAAAGGTCATTATAGATCTCATTGAGATGGGATTTGAATTTGTTGTGGTTGATGATGGTTCTAAAGATGATACCTACAATATAGCTAGCAATATCATTAAAAAATATAATAAAGGATTGATCTGCAAACATCTCCTAAACAGGGGTTTAGGTGCTGCTTTAAAAACGGGAATAGAAGCTTCTCTAATGGAAGATGCCGATGTAATTGTAACTTTTGATGCAGATGGTCAACACGATCCAAATGATATATTAAAAGTTTCAAAACCTGTAATTAATGATGCAGCTGATGTTACTGTGGGCGTAAGAGATTTTAAGGAGATGCCTTCTTCCAAAAAATTTGGAAACAGGGTAATGAATTTGATAACTCTTATATTCTATGGTATAAATGTCAATGATTCACAATCTGGACTCAGAGCATTTAACAGGAAAGCAGCTGAAACAATAATAATAAATGCAAGAGATTATGGGGTTTCATCTGAAATAATTGGCGAAGTTAAACGTCATAATTTAAGATTAATAGAAATACCAATAAAAACCATATACACCGAGTATTCAATGACCAAGGGCACAAACACTGGTGAAGGTCTAAAAATACTTGTAAAACTTATAATAAACATATTAAAATAA
- a CDS encoding flavodoxin family protein — protein sequence MVKIIGISGSPRTDGNTSFLVETALKTAEEAGAETELINLGALNIEPCVACDICKATGECAIYDDMREITEKLMECNGMIIGSPVYFGSVTSQLKMFIDRSRPLRGSFKLKDKVGGSIAVGGSRNGGQESTISVIQDFLLIHDAIVVGDGAPMAHYGGTGVGGPKGDTKNDEIGIETSKNLGKRVTELAKRLE from the coding sequence ATGGTTAAGATTATAGGGATCTCAGGAAGTCCAAGAACAGATGGAAATACATCTTTCCTCGTTGAAACAGCTTTAAAAACCGCTGAAGAAGCAGGAGCAGAAACTGAACTTATAAATTTGGGAGCATTAAATATTGAACCTTGTGTTGCTTGTGATATATGTAAGGCAACTGGAGAATGTGCAATATACGATGATATGAGGGAAATAACAGAAAAGTTAATGGAATGTAATGGAATGATCATCGGAAGTCCAGTTTACTTTGGAAGTGTAACATCACAGTTGAAGATGTTTATCGACAGATCAAGACCACTAAGGGGATCTTTTAAATTAAAAGACAAAGTTGGAGGATCCATAGCTGTGGGTGGTTCAAGAAATGGTGGACAGGAAAGTACAATCTCAGTTATTCAAGATTTTCTCTTAATCCATGATGCAATTGTTGTTGGAGATGGAGCACCAATGGCTCATTACGGGGGAACAGGTGTTGGTGGCCCCAAAGGTGACACCAAGAATGATGAAATTGGAATTGAAACCTCTAAAAATCTAGGAAAACGTGTTACTGAACTTGCAAAACGTTTGGAGTAA
- a CDS encoding MnmC family methyltransferase — MKNNSVYKPLKVQKKVLEIVDECFKKENNRDMDARSVAFDDLKEFLIETGDGSYTIKSEGSEGSSKTMHTHHGGLDESLEKYVKPSHLTGKKDVHVLDICSGLGYTTAVCLDYLNNDTNPEICIDMVEISPLTLATGLIIPSPVKSHEIVKKATEDKLFSTGFLKFRTIKEKIPDNIKLNIHITDARELVKNYGFTEETSQNPAKESVNSNESIDKSNTKYDAIFLAPFSPGISPELYSLEFLKGLKSMLKNDGMFLTYTAASAVRYAIIKTGLYVGEGPRFGRSGGTLASPLLVNIEKPLSSKDERMVALSDAGTPFRDFTLNDSSIEISERRQNERKIARKDYKFASTVKSPVYLCNDIKIEDRLMRRVLKDIRRLGFEDLESEKSKYIVCPQYRECICGSKCEPLENSSERVIEMEKRLNKIMEYGNIPE, encoded by the coding sequence ATGAAAAATAATAGTGTATACAAACCTCTTAAGGTCCAAAAAAAGGTTCTAGAAATAGTTGATGAATGTTTTAAGAAGGAAAATAATAGGGACATGGATGCAAGAAGTGTTGCATTCGATGATTTAAAGGAATTTTTAATTGAAACGGGTGATGGTTCATACACCATTAAATCTGAAGGTTCAGAAGGATCATCCAAGACAATGCATACACATCATGGTGGGCTTGATGAATCCCTTGAAAAATATGTTAAACCCTCCCATCTAACAGGAAAGAAAGATGTTCATGTACTAGACATATGCAGTGGACTGGGATATACAACAGCAGTTTGTCTGGATTATCTAAACAACGATACAAATCCTGAAATCTGTATCGATATGGTTGAAATATCACCATTAACCCTTGCAACTGGATTGATTATTCCAAGCCCTGTTAAATCACATGAAATTGTTAAAAAGGCAACTGAAGATAAATTATTTTCCACAGGATTTTTAAAATTCAGAACTATTAAAGAAAAAATTCCCGATAACATCAAATTAAATATTCACATTACAGATGCAAGGGAACTAGTTAAAAATTACGGTTTTACAGAAGAAACTTCACAAAATCCAGCTAAAGAAAGTGTGAATAGCAATGAATCAATTGATAAATCAAATACAAAATATGATGCAATATTTTTAGCACCATTTTCACCGGGTATTTCACCAGAACTATATTCCCTAGAATTTTTAAAAGGACTTAAATCCATGCTTAAAAATGATGGTATGTTCTTAACATATACTGCTGCATCAGCTGTGAGATATGCCATAATAAAAACTGGTTTATACGTTGGTGAGGGTCCAAGATTCGGTAGAAGTGGTGGAACACTTGCATCACCTTTACTTGTAAACATTGAAAAACCATTATCATCTAAAGATGAAAGAATGGTTGCATTATCAGACGCTGGAACTCCATTTAGAGATTTTACATTGAATGATTCGAGTATTGAAATATCCGAAAGAAGGCAAAATGAACGTAAAATTGCTAGAAAAGACTATAAATTTGCATCCACAGTCAAAAGTCCCGTTTATCTTTGTAATGACATAAAAATTGAGGATCGTTTAATGCGTCGAGTTCTTAAAGACATAAGAAGGCTTGGATTTGAAGATCTGGAATCTGAAAAATCTAAATATATTGTTTGCCCACAGTACAGAGAATGTATATGTGGTAGTAAATGTGAACCTTTAGAAAATTCCAGCGAACGTGTGATTGAAATGGAGAAAAGATTAAATAAAATAATGGAATATGGTAATATTCCGGAGTAA
- the tgtA gene encoding tRNA guanosine(15) transglycosylase TgtA, protein MGRIGILTTPHGKIRTPALMPVVHPGKQTIDVKEYGAEIVITNAYIMYKNEDLRAKVLEEGVHELIDFPGPIVTDSGSFQLSEYGDIDVNNQEIIEFQALIGTDIGTSLDIPTPPFVKRERAEKELEITIERAIEALEVRGDLMLNSVVQGSTFADLRSKCAETIGAMGFDVYPIGAVVPLMESYRYSELVDVVMASVKNLPDSKPRHLMGAGHPMVFALAVSMGCDLFDSAAYILYAQDDRLMMPTGTFKLANLVEMPCSCPVCINYTPEDLRGMKKNDRMKLIAEHNLHISFAEIRKIKQSIVDGTLMELVEQRCRVHPYLLDALRNLKNYTSLIEEYDPSSKNSAFFYSGSESLARAEILRHLSRIDRLPKKKNLLLLPRSRKPYSKHIRNDLGKFYTKHIQGDTIVDPDELFNDLQVAVVDVPFAVIPLEIDEVYPLAQNEAPIITDEDSKKFIKEELEKYMNGFDNVVISSKILDRFDMYTIELEPGRDLSENPVRVYSLEEYELDSFKIDLDDREKINCIADYQFGAGSGKALFPGEVKIVKSRKTGKIRHIYEEDVLIATLRATDSVFVLDMDGARRLHSHIDYPEKRVVVNADADPFAREGKSIFAKFVIDCDINIRSNDEVLIVNEKDELLAFGKSILCGHEIMDFNTGQAVKTRKGGI, encoded by the coding sequence ATGGGAAGGATTGGAATACTCACAACACCCCATGGAAAGATTAGAACACCTGCACTCATGCCTGTTGTACATCCTGGAAAACAAACCATTGATGTAAAGGAATATGGAGCAGAAATTGTAATCACCAATGCATATATAATGTATAAAAATGAAGATCTTAGGGCCAAAGTGCTTGAAGAAGGTGTTCATGAACTCATAGACTTCCCAGGACCCATTGTAACTGATTCAGGATCATTCCAACTTTCAGAGTATGGTGATATCGATGTTAATAATCAGGAAATAATAGAGTTTCAAGCATTGATTGGAACAGATATTGGAACTTCACTTGATATACCAACACCACCATTTGTTAAAAGAGAAAGAGCGGAAAAAGAACTCGAAATTACAATTGAAAGGGCAATAGAAGCACTTGAAGTGCGAGGTGATCTAATGCTCAACTCTGTTGTTCAGGGTTCAACCTTTGCTGATCTGAGATCCAAGTGTGCTGAAACAATTGGAGCCATGGGATTTGATGTTTATCCCATAGGTGCTGTTGTTCCATTGATGGAATCTTACAGATATTCAGAACTTGTTGATGTTGTTATGGCTTCTGTTAAAAATCTTCCAGATTCAAAACCAAGACATCTAATGGGTGCTGGTCATCCAATGGTCTTTGCACTTGCTGTTAGTATGGGATGCGATCTATTCGATTCGGCAGCATACATACTGTATGCACAGGATGACAGGTTAATGATGCCAACAGGAACATTTAAACTTGCAAATCTTGTTGAAATGCCATGCTCATGTCCAGTATGTATCAATTACACTCCTGAAGATTTGAGGGGTATGAAAAAGAATGATCGAATGAAATTAATTGCAGAGCATAATTTGCACATAAGCTTTGCAGAGATACGTAAAATTAAACAGTCCATAGTTGATGGAACTTTGATGGAACTGGTTGAGCAGAGGTGCAGAGTCCACCCTTACCTGCTTGATGCTTTAAGAAACCTTAAAAATTACACATCTTTGATTGAGGAGTATGATCCTTCTAGTAAAAATTCTGCATTTTTCTATTCAGGTTCAGAATCCCTTGCAAGAGCGGAAATTCTAAGACATCTATCAAGGATCGATAGACTTCCCAAAAAAAAGAATCTTCTACTACTTCCAAGGAGCAGAAAACCCTACTCAAAACATATCCGAAATGATTTGGGCAAATTTTACACCAAACATATCCAAGGGGATACTATAGTGGATCCTGACGAGCTTTTCAATGATCTTCAAGTCGCAGTTGTTGATGTGCCATTTGCTGTGATACCGCTTGAAATCGACGAGGTTTATCCGCTTGCACAGAATGAAGCCCCTATAATAACCGATGAAGACTCCAAGAAGTTTATTAAAGAAGAACTTGAAAAGTATATGAATGGTTTTGATAATGTTGTTATAAGTTCAAAGATTCTAGATCGGTTTGATATGTACACTATTGAACTTGAACCGGGAAGGGATTTATCTGAAAACCCTGTTAGAGTATACAGTCTCGAAGAATATGAATTAGATTCATTTAAAATAGATCTGGATGACAGGGAAAAAATTAATTGTATTGCAGATTACCAGTTTGGAGCCGGATCTGGAAAAGCTCTATTCCCTGGTGAAGTTAAAATAGTTAAAAGTCGGAAAACAGGTAAAATAAGACATATATACGAAGAGGATGTTCTAATAGCAACTTTAAGAGCTACTGATAGTGTTTTTGTGCTTGACATGGATGGTGCAAGAAGGCTTCATTCCCATATTGATTATCCTGAAAAACGGGTTGTTGTGAATGCTGATGCCGACCCATTTGCAAGAGAAGGAAAAAGTATATTTGCTAAATTCGTTATAGATTGTGATATAAATATAAGATCTAATGATGAAGTTTTGATCGTTAATGAAAAGGATGAATTACTTGCCTTTGGTAAGTCAATTTTATGCGGTCATGAAATAATGGATTTCAACACAGGACAAGCTGTAAAGACAAGGAAAGGAGGAATTTAA
- a CDS encoding nascent polypeptide-associated complex protein, with translation MLPGAGMNPKQLKQMQRAMKQMGMDQKDIKGVTEVVIKFKNKEIIINSPKVNLMDFMGQQTYQITGKITEQKIESELIIPDDDIDLVSTQTGVSKEKALETLKETQGDLAEAILRLS, from the coding sequence ATGTTACCTGGCGCAGGAATGAACCCTAAACAATTAAAACAGATGCAAAGAGCAATGAAACAGATGGGAATGGATCAAAAGGACATAAAGGGAGTTACAGAGGTTGTCATTAAATTTAAAAATAAAGAAATCATTATAAACAGTCCTAAAGTAAACTTAATGGATTTTATGGGACAACAAACCTACCAGATAACTGGTAAGATAACCGAACAAAAGATAGAATCCGAATTAATTATCCCTGACGATGATATTGATCTTGTAAGTACACAAACAGGAGTATCAAAGGAAAAGGCTCTTGAAACTTTGAAAGAAACACAGGGAGATCTGGCGGAGGCCATATTGAGGTTAAGTTAA
- a CDS encoding metallophosphoesterase encodes MPFIAQISDLHVGSFNFKEELLINAIDELNNIHPDVTIITGDITENGYYLEFQEAIRYLDQIKSPIMVVPGNHDARHVGDECFEEIIKNRYGTLKDKKHGLKVIGLDSSEPDLDYGRVGRSQQNFMENELKKADEENLYKIIALHHHIIPVPKTGRERNVLSDAGDILLSLMKGRADLVLSGHKHMPHVWMMENSAFITAGTVSSLRLRGKTLSSFNSINIEDEFIEIILNRADGTHKCLAKYENTCLGD; translated from the coding sequence ATGCCTTTTATTGCACAAATATCCGATTTACACGTTGGATCCTTCAACTTCAAGGAAGAGCTCCTTATAAATGCAATTGACGAGCTCAACAACATCCATCCAGATGTAACCATAATTACCGGAGACATAACAGAAAATGGATACTACCTTGAATTTCAGGAAGCAATTAGATACCTGGATCAAATAAAATCCCCAATAATGGTTGTGCCTGGAAACCATGATGCACGACATGTAGGGGATGAATGCTTTGAAGAAATAATAAAAAATAGATACGGAACATTAAAAGACAAAAAACATGGCTTAAAAGTAATTGGTCTTGATAGTAGCGAACCAGACCTTGACTATGGTAGAGTAGGTAGATCCCAGCAAAATTTTATGGAAAATGAACTGAAAAAAGCAGATGAAGAAAATCTTTACAAGATCATAGCTCTCCATCACCACATAATTCCAGTGCCAAAAACTGGTCGGGAAAGAAATGTATTAAGTGATGCTGGAGATATACTATTATCACTTATGAAAGGAAGAGCTGATTTAGTTCTTTCGGGACATAAACATATGCCACATGTTTGGATGATGGAAAATTCAGCCTTTATAACTGCCGGAACTGTGTCATCACTCAGGTTAAGAGGAAAAACACTTTCCTCATTTAACTCAATAAACATAGAAGATGAGTTCATTGAAATAATCTTGAACCGTGCAGATGGAACACATAAATGTCTTGCAAAATATGAAAACACTTGTTTAGGTGATTAA
- a CDS encoding Zc3h12a-like ribonuclease has translation MKVIIDASNVAHFGKDKEGKKPSLENLLKAVEALDKLGYEPFPIADASLRHEIDEKDKFNDLLDEGNVHQVPSGTNADHFILKMADEEDTKILSNDNFREFHDEFHDINNRRIPFNFIDGNISIGSSSKPKKVKNILQKICTQMLNDFEKKGLDSYKLKKNKKLSGIAVAKEAIDRISKTNEDGFDSKIEGIFLKIPLFDKVMGMVEDAEKTSDFIIFVLVSPRDYKDAVKNAGNIAVTVGDRLKLDHAPLVAVRNDLFTKPGSFELNIIYSDEILEESPYNVNITINDHDYSFVKKNSRNIASTVAARLGTWKFPIVSVKPSMLMEKPGHFDITLEKRGEK, from the coding sequence TTGAAAGTTATTATAGATGCATCAAATGTAGCACACTTTGGAAAAGATAAGGAAGGGAAAAAACCGAGTTTAGAAAACCTTCTAAAGGCTGTGGAAGCCCTTGACAAATTAGGTTATGAACCATTTCCTATAGCGGATGCATCCCTGAGGCATGAGATAGACGAAAAAGATAAGTTCAATGATCTCCTTGATGAAGGTAATGTACATCAAGTTCCATCAGGAACAAATGCAGATCATTTCATACTCAAAATGGCAGATGAAGAGGATACAAAAATACTTTCAAATGATAATTTCAGGGAGTTCCACGATGAATTCCATGATATTAACAACAGAAGAATTCCATTCAACTTCATTGATGGTAATATATCTATTGGATCATCATCAAAGCCAAAAAAGGTAAAAAATATACTTCAAAAGATATGCACCCAAATGCTTAATGACTTCGAAAAAAAGGGTCTGGATTCTTATAAACTGAAAAAAAATAAGAAGTTAAGTGGAATTGCAGTTGCTAAAGAAGCTATTGATAGAATATCAAAAACCAATGAAGATGGTTTTGATTCTAAAATTGAAGGTATTTTCTTGAAAATTCCTCTCTTTGATAAAGTAATGGGAATGGTTGAAGATGCAGAAAAAACGAGTGACTTTATCATATTCGTACTTGTAAGTCCAAGAGACTATAAGGACGCTGTAAAAAACGCAGGAAATATTGCAGTAACAGTGGGTGACAGGTTAAAACTTGATCATGCCCCCCTGGTTGCTGTTCGAAATGATCTCTTCACTAAACCAGGATCATTTGAACTCAACATTATCTATTCTGATGAAATACTTGAAGAATCTCCCTACAATGTTAATATAACCATAAACGACCATGATTACTCCTTTGTAAAGAAAAATTCGAGAAATATTGCCAGTACAGTGGCAGCAAGGCTCGGAACATGGAAATTCCCTATAGTATCTGTTAAGCCCAGTATGCTAATGGAAAAACCAGGACACTTTGACATAACATTAGAGAAGAGAGGAGAAAAGTAA
- the argJ gene encoding bifunctional ornithine acetyltransferase/N-acetylglutamate synthase, with the protein MKPIEGGICAVEGVLASGSCENEYGVAVIVCEDSNASAVFTSNKVVAAPVIITKEAIENGKLSAIVANSGNANCFTGEKGMDNGRSMASKVAKKLDFKVNDVAVSSTGVIGRELQMNIINCLMDNALEGLKNSPKASTNAAEAIMTTDTFSKEFSVETELKNGEKVRIGGICKGSGMIAPNMGTMLAFITTDIDATSQELEKALKKAVDATFNMVVVDGDESTNDTVVIMANGRSKANIDENFQEALEYVCSQLTRMLAKDGEGATKFMEVEVNGAATTTDARNAAKAVVSSSLVKTALFGEDPNWGRIVAAVGYSGVEMDEKIISISLASNQDHVKIVEQGVVNAFEGTIELEDAENIMKEKDIRIIIDLGLGNSTATAFGCDLSYDYVRINAEYTT; encoded by the coding sequence ATGAAACCTATAGAAGGCGGGATTTGTGCAGTTGAAGGAGTACTTGCATCAGGTTCATGTGAAAATGAGTACGGTGTTGCAGTTATTGTTTGTGAAGACAGCAACGCTTCTGCAGTCTTTACTTCAAATAAAGTTGTTGCAGCTCCAGTTATAATAACAAAGGAAGCCATTGAAAATGGTAAATTATCGGCAATTGTTGCAAACAGCGGAAATGCCAACTGCTTTACAGGAGAAAAGGGCATGGATAATGGAAGATCCATGGCTTCTAAAGTTGCCAAAAAGTTAGATTTTAAAGTTAATGATGTTGCTGTTTCATCGACTGGAGTTATTGGAAGAGAACTTCAAATGAATATAATTAATTGTCTTATGGATAATGCATTAGAAGGACTTAAAAATTCGCCCAAAGCTTCAACTAATGCCGCTGAAGCAATAATGACTACAGATACCTTTTCAAAGGAATTTTCAGTTGAAACTGAACTTAAAAATGGTGAAAAAGTTAGAATTGGCGGTATATGTAAGGGATCAGGTATGATTGCACCTAATATGGGAACAATGCTTGCATTTATAACAACTGATATTGATGCTACATCACAGGAACTTGAAAAGGCATTAAAAAAAGCTGTTGATGCTACCTTTAACATGGTTGTAGTTGATGGTGATGAAAGTACTAATGATACGGTTGTGATAATGGCCAATGGAAGATCAAAGGCCAATATTGATGAGAACTTCCAAGAAGCACTTGAATATGTTTGTTCCCAACTAACAAGGATGCTTGCAAAGGATGGTGAAGGTGCAACCAAATTTATGGAAGTTGAAGTTAATGGAGCAGCCACAACTACCGATGCAAGAAATGCTGCAAAAGCCGTTGTATCATCTTCACTGGTAAAAACAGCCCTTTTTGGAGAGGATCCAAACTGGGGAAGAATTGTTGCAGCTGTAGGTTATTCTGGTGTTGAAATGGATGAAAAAATTATCAGTATATCACTAGCATCCAATCAAGATCATGTTAAAATTGTTGAACAAGGTGTAGTAAATGCATTTGAAGGAACCATAGAACTTGAAGATGCAGAAAATATTATGAAAGAAAAGGATATAAGAATAATAATCGATCTGGGACTTGGAAATAGCACAGCAACTGCATTTGGTTGTGATCTAAGCTACGATTATGTACGAATAAATGCTGAGTACACAACCTGA
- the argB gene encoding acetylglutamate kinase: METVNILIEALPYIKKFHKKKIMIKYGGHAMIDSEAMSSTARDTVLLKYVGMKPMVVHGGGPEISRSMNKLGKEPKFIGGLRITDQETMNIVKMVLVGKINTDIVSQVCLHGGKGVGISGKDNHLIKARKRAPQIIVDNTTGEEKTIDLGLVGEIENVNPEIVEMLTSNEYIPIISPIGVDDSSNTLNLNADTVAGDIAAEVDAEKLIILTDVPGILEDPKDPETLIKKVNIDEIKELIEKGIVTNGMIPKVETCINAIENGVKSTHIIDGRVKHSVLLEIFTKKGIGTMITR, translated from the coding sequence ATGGAAACTGTCAACATTTTAATTGAAGCTTTACCCTATATAAAGAAATTTCACAAGAAGAAAATTATGATAAAGTATGGTGGACATGCTATGATAGATTCTGAAGCAATGAGTTCCACTGCACGTGATACTGTTTTATTGAAGTATGTTGGTATGAAACCTATGGTTGTTCATGGAGGAGGTCCCGAAATCTCAAGGTCCATGAATAAACTGGGTAAAGAGCCTAAATTCATTGGAGGACTCAGGATAACCGATCAAGAAACAATGAATATTGTTAAAATGGTTCTTGTTGGAAAAATAAATACAGATATTGTATCCCAAGTTTGTTTACACGGTGGTAAAGGTGTTGGAATTTCAGGTAAAGACAACCATCTCATCAAAGCCAGGAAAAGAGCACCACAAATAATTGTTGATAACACAACAGGTGAAGAAAAAACAATTGATCTGGGGCTTGTAGGAGAAATAGAAAATGTTAACCCCGAGATAGTTGAAATGCTAACCAGCAACGAGTACATACCAATAATATCTCCAATAGGTGTTGACGACAGCTCAAATACTTTAAATCTGAATGCAGATACTGTTGCAGGAGATATTGCAGCAGAAGTAGACGCTGAAAAACTCATAATCCTCACAGATGTGCCGGGAATACTTGAAGATCCTAAGGATCCTGAAACTCTCATTAAAAAAGTGAATATAGACGAAATAAAAGAGTTAATTGAAAAAGGAATTGTAACCAATGGAATGATTCCTAAGGTTGAAACCTGTATTAATGCCATTGAAAACGGGGTTAAATCAACCCATATTATAGATGGAAGAGTCAAACACTCCGTACTTCTTGAAATATTCACAAAAAAAGGTATAGGAACAATGATCACACGTTAA
- a CDS encoding DUF4012 domain-containing protein, which translates to MRRIVKILLIIILILLAAVAAFVIYQYEQPASSNIMKGDHNILLLTADPTEKRPGIGAVDMAFAIHVTDGSVTNMTPIYPGGMQHPTAMEPAAANAGNIHLLLHDSLWDADTQKDSVLAQQIVEYNTGIKTDAVVIVTPDAVQAILNSVGPINVPGYTGNGTNTAVEFIRNMTEEKNSTMDRGPAVELLMKPVLNGVKDPTKAPALFQTVLDQYSKGNIVVIPSSLMTQFAISKGLKML; encoded by the coding sequence ATGAGAAGAATAGTAAAAATTTTATTAATAATTATATTGATATTACTAGCTGCAGTGGCTGCTTTTGTAATATATCAATATGAACAACCCGCATCTTCCAATATAATGAAGGGAGATCATAACATCTTGTTATTGACAGCTGATCCAACTGAGAAAAGACCAGGTATAGGGGCTGTTGATATGGCATTTGCAATCCATGTTACAGATGGAAGTGTAACCAATATGACACCTATATACCCTGGAGGTATGCAACACCCAACAGCAATGGAACCTGCTGCCGCAAATGCAGGTAATATTCATTTGCTTCTACACGATTCACTATGGGATGCAGACACACAGAAAGATTCTGTGTTAGCACAACAAATTGTAGAGTATAATACAGGAATAAAAACCGATGCAGTGGTAATTGTAACACCCGACGCTGTTCAAGCCATACTAAATTCTGTTGGACCAATAAACGTGCCTGGTTACACCGGTAATGGAACCAACACTGCTGTTGAGTTCATAAGGAATATGACAGAAGAGAAAAACAGTACCATGGATAGAGGCCCTGCAGTAGAACTCCTAATGAAACCTGTACTAAATGGAGTAAAAGATCCTACTAAAGCACCAGCATTGTTCCAGACAGTATTAGACCAGTACTCTAAAGGAAATATTGTTGTTATACCAAGCAGTTTAATGACACAATTTGCAATATCTAAAGGTTTAAAAATGTTATAA